A single genomic interval of bacterium harbors:
- the secA gene encoding preprotein translocase subunit SecA, protein MITQILSKIIGSANERALKALQPLVVQINALENEIKHLQDSDFPQRTITLKTRYQTGSSLDELLPEAFALVREAALRTIGQRHYDVQLIGGIVLHQGKIAEMKTGEGKTLTATLPLYLNALTGKGVHLVTVNDYLARRDAEWMGKVFEFLGLSTGCLQNSMSDEQRREVYNKDILYGTNNELGFDYLRDNMKFRLEDYVQRELAFAIVDEVDSILIDEARTPLIISGSVDDSSKLYIDVNRVVSKMQKNTHYDVNEKDRQVFISDAGIDIIEKAFNIHNLYAIEHLSLLHHVNQALRAHALFKIDVDYVVKDGQVLIVDEFTGRILAGRRYSDGLHQALEAKENVKIEQESQTLASITLQNFFRMYKKLAGMTGTATTEAEEFYSIYKLNVVSIPTNKPMIRKDQADLIFLTNNAKYKAIVEDVAERHKKGQPVLIGTIAIETSERLSQILHVHGIPHDVLNAKQHQREAEIIKNAGLPGKVTIATNMAGRGTDIKLAAESIEAGGLYILGTERHESRRIDNQLRGRSGRQGDPGESRFYISLEDDLIRVFSSAGDSLKQKMEWFGMKEDEVIESRSVSRVIERSQEKVEKHYYEMRKHLIEYDDVLNQQRIVIYRYRKEALDGKEEAKHLVYDFIEHTVSEIVTMIANNSRMIHQETLQQIIQDLVKLFGCQKSDLTTTPTGGKTTDQLIIEIAKNLLKKYDSLHKNKDLTIFEQAEKWLILETIDQSWKQHMLNLDHLKEGIGLRGWGQKNPLIEYKREAFDMFKEMMNGIRQSVIFHIFRLQIEQFNQEAIESKRERELDKIKTNATEDDSVQTIRHSEPTVGRNEQCSCGSGKKYKKCHGK, encoded by the coding sequence ATGATTACACAGATCCTTTCAAAAATAATAGGCTCCGCTAACGAACGCGCATTAAAAGCGCTACAGCCGTTAGTGGTCCAAATAAATGCATTGGAAAATGAGATTAAACATCTACAAGACAGTGACTTTCCCCAAAGAACCATAACTTTAAAAACAAGGTATCAGACCGGTTCTTCTTTGGATGAACTTTTACCTGAAGCATTTGCACTTGTCAGAGAGGCCGCATTGCGCACGATAGGTCAAAGACACTATGATGTACAGTTAATTGGTGGCATCGTACTCCATCAAGGCAAAATAGCAGAAATGAAAACCGGTGAAGGCAAAACCTTAACAGCAACGTTACCGTTATATCTTAATGCTCTCACAGGAAAAGGTGTCCATCTTGTCACTGTCAATGATTACCTTGCACGTCGAGATGCTGAATGGATGGGAAAAGTATTTGAATTTCTTGGGCTTTCAACAGGATGCCTGCAAAACTCAATGTCAGATGAACAACGAAGGGAAGTATACAATAAAGACATCCTGTATGGAACAAATAATGAGTTAGGTTTTGATTATCTGCGCGATAATATGAAATTTAGACTTGAAGATTACGTACAACGAGAACTTGCATTTGCAATCGTTGACGAAGTCGACTCGATCCTGATCGACGAAGCACGTACTCCACTCATTATTTCAGGATCAGTTGACGATAGCAGCAAACTTTACATAGACGTCAATCGCGTTGTATCAAAAATGCAGAAGAATACACATTACGACGTTAATGAAAAAGATCGACAAGTATTCATTTCTGATGCAGGTATTGATATTATCGAAAAAGCTTTCAATATCCATAACCTGTATGCTATAGAACATTTAAGCTTATTGCACCATGTCAATCAAGCTTTGCGGGCACACGCACTTTTTAAGATTGATGTAGATTATGTGGTAAAAGATGGACAGGTATTAATTGTTGATGAGTTTACTGGTCGAATTTTGGCAGGACGGCGCTATAGCGATGGATTACATCAGGCATTAGAAGCAAAAGAAAATGTCAAAATAGAACAGGAAAGTCAAACACTAGCCTCAATAACTCTGCAAAATTTCTTCAGAATGTATAAAAAATTGGCAGGTATGACCGGTACGGCAACTACTGAGGCCGAGGAGTTTTATTCTATCTATAAACTCAACGTTGTTTCAATTCCAACTAACAAACCAATGATCAGAAAAGATCAAGCAGATCTTATTTTTTTAACAAATAATGCAAAATACAAAGCAATTGTTGAAGATGTTGCAGAGCGTCATAAAAAAGGACAGCCGGTCTTAATTGGAACTATTGCAATTGAAACATCAGAAAGATTAAGTCAAATACTTCATGTTCATGGAATCCCGCATGATGTTTTAAATGCAAAACAACATCAACGAGAAGCAGAAATCATTAAAAATGCAGGCCTTCCAGGAAAAGTGACAATCGCAACTAACATGGCAGGCCGAGGAACAGATATAAAACTTGCGGCAGAGTCTATCGAAGCTGGAGGTTTGTATATTTTAGGGACAGAGCGGCATGAAAGTCGTCGAATAGATAATCAGTTACGTGGTCGATCAGGAAGACAAGGTGATCCTGGTGAATCAAGGTTTTATATCTCGCTTGAAGATGATCTTATTCGTGTATTTTCTAGTGCGGGTGATTCACTCAAACAAAAGATGGAATGGTTTGGAATGAAAGAAGACGAGGTGATCGAATCACGGTCAGTATCTCGGGTTATCGAACGCTCACAAGAAAAAGTTGAAAAACATTATTACGAAATGCGTAAACATTTAATCGAGTATGATGACGTTTTAAATCAACAGCGCATTGTTATATACCGTTATCGCAAAGAAGCATTAGATGGAAAAGAAGAAGCAAAACACCTTGTTTACGATTTTATAGAACATACAGTCTCTGAAATTGTAACAATGATAGCAAACAACAGTAGAATGATTCACCAAGAAACACTTCAACAGATTATACAAGATTTAGTAAAACTGTTTGGCTGCCAAAAAAGTGACCTAACAACAACACCTACAGGGGGAAAAACCACTGATCAGTTGATTATTGAAATAGCAAAAAACCTGTTAAAAAAATATGATAGTTTACATAAAAACAAAGATCTTACAATTTTTGAGCAGGCTGAAAAATGGCTTATATTAGAAACAATTGATCAATCATGGAAACAGCACATGCTTAACCTTGATCACCTCAAAGAGGGCATCGGATTACGAGGCTGGGGCCAAAAAAACCCTTTAATTGAATATAAACGTGAAGCATTCGATATGTTTAAAGAGATGATGAATGGAATAAGGCAATCTGTCATCTTTCATATATTTCGATTACAGATTGAACAGTTCAATCAAGAAGCAATTGAATCAAAAAGAGAACGGGAATTAGACAAAATAAAAACAAACGCAACTGAGGATGATTCAGTTCAAACAATACGTCATTCAGAACCTACTGTTGGCAGAAATGAACAATGCTCCTGTGGTTCTGGCAAAAAATATAAAAAATGTCATGGAAAATAG
- the dnaG gene encoding DNA primase: MSQNIFLTVKANVAIEEVIGQYVTLKRAGIYWKGRCPFHQEKTASFTVSPHIQIFHCFGCHESGDVMAFVAKIENCSSFEAACQLAERYNIDISEHLKEPVQKNSSYYDACAFFALWTEKQLKQDTLARQYLHNRMIEEKVVTHFKVGYMPGGLHVIKNLLNDARKEHILSDDLIHAGIIMQGKSVLFSPFEERIIFPIADHAGRICGFGGRIYKENDTRAKYYNSKDSEQFSKGTLLFGLDKAKKAIQEKGFVFLVEGYTDCLAMAQAGFTNVVATLGTACSLTHLNLLARYANEIFIMYDGDSAGQQAILRIAQMCWKSNLEPSVILLPEKHDPASLLKSGYPIQDLVAKREDIFSFEIKKISEHFITLPLDQKLQLITHIIEIIKTVEDPIKQNILINKAAEKLNLKADLLRTEIKKSHQQKSLPIITKKPKTEQTDQFKTEKRIFSAIITNPLLLEKPSIELLFTYLPITLKNILVSLKKWLSTHVGPVNFSLFFNSLHEDDQKAVSSLLFSHEQPVDEATFDTLINQLKKKWWKLIAQRIKIQVLEAKRLGDQEKVNILLKDFVLLQGKMLTQEIKKENDFN, from the coding sequence ATGTCCCAAAATATATTTTTAACTGTCAAAGCAAACGTCGCTATTGAAGAAGTTATTGGTCAATATGTAACACTCAAACGAGCAGGCATCTACTGGAAAGGACGGTGTCCATTTCACCAGGAAAAAACGGCCTCTTTTACGGTAAGTCCACATATCCAGATTTTCCACTGCTTCGGTTGCCATGAATCTGGCGATGTTATGGCATTTGTAGCAAAAATTGAAAATTGCTCCTCTTTCGAGGCTGCCTGTCAACTGGCAGAACGGTATAATATAGATATCAGTGAACACCTCAAAGAGCCGGTACAAAAAAATAGCTCTTACTATGATGCATGTGCATTTTTTGCACTTTGGACTGAAAAACAGTTGAAACAAGACACGCTAGCACGACAATACCTACACAACCGCATGATTGAAGAAAAAGTAGTAACTCATTTTAAAGTTGGATATATGCCTGGCGGACTACATGTAATCAAAAACCTGTTAAATGACGCTCGCAAAGAACATATTTTAAGCGATGACCTGATACATGCCGGCATCATCATGCAGGGAAAATCGGTTCTATTTTCCCCGTTTGAAGAACGAATCATCTTTCCTATCGCAGATCATGCAGGACGAATATGTGGATTCGGCGGCCGCATCTATAAAGAAAATGATACACGAGCAAAATATTATAACTCAAAAGACAGCGAACAGTTTAGCAAAGGTACTTTATTATTCGGCCTTGATAAAGCAAAAAAAGCAATACAAGAAAAAGGATTTGTCTTTCTTGTAGAAGGATATACAGATTGTCTTGCAATGGCACAAGCAGGTTTTACTAATGTGGTTGCAACGCTGGGTACCGCCTGCAGCTTAACACATCTGAATCTGCTTGCACGCTATGCAAATGAGATTTTTATTATGTATGATGGAGATTCTGCAGGTCAACAGGCGATCTTGCGTATTGCACAGATGTGCTGGAAGTCAAACTTAGAACCGTCAGTAATTCTGCTTCCAGAAAAGCATGATCCAGCCTCCTTATTAAAAAGTGGCTATCCGATTCAAGACTTAGTGGCAAAACGGGAAGATATATTTTCATTTGAAATCAAAAAAATATCGGAACATTTTATTACGCTACCTTTGGACCAAAAATTACAACTCATTACACATATTATTGAAATCATAAAAACAGTTGAAGATCCAATTAAACAGAACATACTTATTAATAAAGCGGCTGAAAAACTCAATCTAAAAGCAGACCTTTTAAGAACAGAAATTAAAAAAAGTCATCAGCAAAAATCGCTACCAATTATCACAAAAAAACCAAAAACAGAACAGACCGATCAATTTAAGACAGAAAAAAGAATTTTTAGTGCCATCATAACAAATCCCTTACTCCTGGAAAAACCATCGATCGAGTTACTATTTACTTACCTGCCTATCACCTTAAAAAATATCTTAGTAAGCTTAAAAAAATGGCTATCAACGCATGTAGGTCCTGTAAACTTCTCTTTATTTTTTAACTCATTACATGAAGATGACCAAAAAGCGGTCAGTTCGTTACTCTTTTCACACGAACAACCGGTGGATGAGGCCACCTTTGACACATTAATCAATCAGTTAAAAAAGAAGTGGTGGAAATTAATTGCGCAAAGGATTAAAATACAAGTTTTAGAAGCAAAACGACTAGGAGATCAAGAAAAGGTTAACATTCTTTTAAAAGATTTTGTATTATTGCAAGGTAAAATGCTGACACAAGAAATAAAAAAAGAAAATGATTTTAATTAA
- the rpoD gene encoding RNA polymerase sigma factor RpoD, whose protein sequence is MKTKPENKILPHSEIDDQITHVSQDQLDELIEKGKTNGSLTYETVIAFCEEHGLSEKESENLLRLIEKKNIELVTQDEVEIDTIQQEDEASGNLGFVKEDIETEHFTEDVIEEDIDLEKESDDDNTEVRHAAGTAQVTDSVKSYLRDIGKIPLLNKKTETAIAAQISESKHLCIEAISRFPFLHKEFVSIGERLRKNSIHLKDIIQFSEFDEENLPMIEAEKNGVLLIIDEIKKLIENEVQIYYSYRNQIESQAAKKEMLSKVKANKEKIAQTICSIKFANKLIRKCENKIQKFITKIAEKDLIIKENQHKLLALSSIEHPTPEQQLYINEFETLIRAAKKAIKKIEVEVGFPLESIKKNYNQLIIGLRKDKIAKDNLAKANLRLVVNIAKKYVNRGLHFLDLIQEGNIGLMKAVEKFEFERGFKFSTYATWWIKQAITRAIADQSRTIRVPVHMVETLNKINKIKRTFIQENGREPSYAELAKELGIDEKKIKNIIKISKEPISLHTPVGDSEDAYIQDFIENENEASPADAVAGGDLKERIREVLKTLTPREEKVLKMRFGIDVASEHTLEEVGKDFSVTRERIRQIEVKALKKLKHPSRSKKLLAFFDKELEDKSADINESYEEDDDILFSQENDDDNDYGSYDNGE, encoded by the coding sequence ATGAAAACAAAACCAGAAAATAAAATCCTTCCTCATTCCGAAATAGACGATCAAATAACCCATGTCTCACAAGATCAATTAGATGAGTTAATTGAAAAGGGCAAAACAAATGGCTCGTTAACGTATGAAACAGTCATTGCTTTTTGCGAAGAACATGGTTTATCTGAAAAAGAAAGCGAAAATCTTTTACGATTAATAGAGAAAAAAAATATTGAACTTGTCACGCAAGACGAGGTTGAAATCGATACTATTCAACAAGAAGATGAGGCGTCCGGCAATCTCGGTTTTGTGAAGGAAGATATAGAAACTGAACATTTTACAGAAGATGTTATTGAAGAAGATATAGATCTTGAAAAAGAAAGTGACGATGATAACACCGAAGTAAGACATGCAGCCGGTACGGCGCAAGTTACCGATAGCGTTAAATCTTATCTAAGAGATATTGGCAAAATTCCTTTATTGAACAAGAAAACAGAGACGGCAATTGCTGCTCAGATTTCAGAAAGTAAACATCTTTGCATTGAAGCAATCTCACGGTTTCCATTTTTACATAAGGAGTTTGTAAGCATCGGCGAACGATTGCGAAAAAACTCTATTCATTTAAAAGATATTATACAGTTTTCTGAGTTTGATGAAGAAAATTTACCAATGATCGAGGCAGAAAAAAATGGAGTTCTTCTTATCATTGATGAAATAAAAAAACTCATTGAAAACGAAGTTCAGATTTATTATAGCTATAGAAATCAAATAGAATCTCAAGCTGCCAAGAAAGAGATGCTTAGTAAAGTAAAAGCAAATAAAGAAAAAATTGCACAAACAATCTGTTCAATTAAATTTGCGAACAAACTTATAAGAAAGTGTGAAAATAAGATACAGAAATTTATAACAAAAATTGCTGAAAAAGATCTCATAATTAAAGAAAATCAACATAAATTACTTGCTCTTTCGTCCATTGAACATCCAACGCCCGAACAACAACTTTATATTAATGAATTCGAAACATTAATACGCGCAGCAAAAAAAGCAATCAAAAAAATTGAAGTTGAAGTAGGATTTCCACTTGAATCTATTAAAAAAAATTATAACCAACTTATTATTGGATTACGCAAAGATAAGATTGCAAAAGACAATTTAGCAAAAGCAAACTTAAGACTTGTCGTAAATATTGCCAAAAAATATGTGAATCGTGGATTACATTTTCTTGACCTCATTCAAGAAGGCAATATTGGACTTATGAAAGCAGTAGAAAAATTTGAATTTGAACGTGGATTTAAATTTTCCACCTATGCAACTTGGTGGATTAAGCAGGCAATTACACGGGCAATCGCAGATCAATCACGAACAATTCGCGTGCCTGTGCATATGGTTGAAACATTAAACAAAATTAATAAAATTAAACGGACATTTATTCAAGAAAATGGACGCGAGCCATCCTATGCTGAATTAGCAAAAGAGTTAGGCATTGACGAAAAAAAGATAAAAAATATCATCAAAATTTCAAAAGAACCGATCTCTCTCCACACACCTGTTGGCGATAGTGAAGATGCCTATATTCAAGATTTTATCGAAAATGAAAACGAAGCCTCTCCAGCAGATGCAGTTGCCGGTGGCGACTTAAAAGAGCGTATCCGAGAGGTGCTTAAAACACTGACCCCGCGCGAAGAAAAAGTGTTAAAAATGAGGTTTGGTATCGACGTTGCATCAGAACATACACTTGAAGAGGTTGGTAAAGATTTTTCAGTAACACGTGAACGAATTCGACAAATTGAAGTAAAAGCATTGAAAAAACTGAAGCATCCGTCACGTAGCAAAAAACTACTTGCATTTTTCGATAAAGAACTAGAGGATAAGAGTGCAGATATAAATGAATCATATGAAGAAGATGATGATATATTGTTTTCACAGGAAAATGACGACGACAATGATTATGGTAGTTATGATAATGGTGAATAA
- a CDS encoding translation initiation factor IF-2, which yields MRVYELAKKHNLSSKELIEILKTGGFSVVSHMSVLSEAEMSYCNTELSNQRKREGVSNKKIEKSDTKVSDSVYAHQDQSSVVEKTVSNGKFNPVLQDAEELRLSKKDTDFTKKGHAINKNEQISSPSLSKKEAPVSEELTHKDKKKSPYFTVNSMTVSEFAEKANIPLSNVVLQLLRTGVLATKNQSLSEKTVAKLAKHYELPITKEQSNTVTSGTVGQKFSSDKSYTEVRSPIVVVIGHVDHGKTTLLDFIRKTRVAAKEKGGITQHIGAHEVETSHGKIVFIDTPGHEAFVKIRQRGIRVADIAILVVAADDGVMPQTIEAIRQAKSMNLTIIVAINKIDRVAPDRIEIVKRQLTQYEIVVEDWGGDVICVPISAKQGTGITQLLDMISLQAELLELKTSLTQPAKGYILETKLERGRGVVATIICPIGVLRVNDYFMAGNTTGRVTSMMNSTGKNVVSALPAVPVQISGFDNAPEVGDIFSVVSKELYSKTKQDAVLVTKQNPLSLASSQEDGINIILKTDNESSKEAVLDFIASLNKKYKKQLVVIVVGIGTANESDVELAYNAAAHIVLLHAKTENKAISLAQARKISIHSFDIIYKLTEFLESWIIAESSETVEVRKKIGQAEVLKVFDIKGVGVIAGSILRDGRFVKDGFVVAIRKGKKIGEGKISGLQRDRKTVKEVHTGFEFGFFVDGFTDWLPDDVAECYVLQKEIIPAKH from the coding sequence ATGCGTGTATATGAACTTGCAAAAAAACATAATCTTTCAAGTAAAGAGCTTATAGAAATACTGAAAACTGGTGGTTTTTCAGTTGTAAGTCATATGAGTGTGCTTTCAGAGGCAGAGATGTCTTATTGTAATACAGAACTTTCAAATCAACGTAAGCGAGAAGGTGTAAGTAATAAAAAAATAGAAAAAAGCGATACAAAAGTCTCTGATTCTGTATATGCCCATCAAGACCAGTCTTCAGTTGTAGAAAAAACAGTAAGTAACGGTAAATTTAATCCTGTTCTCCAGGATGCTGAGGAGCTGCGGCTTTCAAAAAAAGACACCGATTTCACAAAAAAAGGTCATGCAATAAACAAAAACGAGCAAATCTCTAGTCCTTCTTTAAGTAAAAAAGAAGCTCCGGTTTCTGAGGAATTAACTCATAAAGACAAAAAGAAAAGCCCTTATTTTACGGTGAACTCAATGACTGTCTCTGAGTTTGCAGAAAAAGCAAATATTCCCTTAAGCAATGTAGTTTTGCAGCTGCTTCGTACTGGTGTATTGGCAACTAAGAATCAAAGTTTGTCCGAAAAAACTGTTGCTAAACTTGCCAAACATTATGAGCTGCCTATCACAAAGGAGCAGTCAAATACGGTGACTTCTGGTACAGTTGGCCAAAAATTTTCTTCTGATAAGTCTTATACTGAGGTCCGTAGCCCTATAGTTGTTGTTATTGGTCATGTTGATCATGGTAAAACAACGCTGCTTGATTTTATTCGCAAGACACGTGTTGCAGCTAAGGAAAAGGGTGGTATCACGCAGCACATTGGTGCTCATGAAGTTGAAACATCTCATGGTAAAATTGTCTTTATTGATACACCTGGGCATGAAGCTTTTGTTAAAATTCGCCAGAGAGGTATCCGGGTTGCAGATATAGCAATCTTAGTTGTTGCAGCGGATGATGGAGTAATGCCGCAAACTATTGAAGCAATTCGACAAGCAAAATCTATGAATTTAACCATTATTGTAGCTATAAATAAGATTGATCGTGTAGCTCCAGATCGTATTGAAATCGTTAAGCGTCAGTTAACTCAATATGAGATAGTGGTAGAGGATTGGGGTGGTGATGTCATTTGTGTTCCTATTTCTGCAAAACAAGGAACTGGTATAACTCAGTTGTTGGATATGATTAGTTTGCAAGCCGAGTTACTTGAATTGAAAACAAGTCTCACACAGCCTGCAAAAGGTTATATTTTAGAAACAAAACTTGAACGTGGTAGGGGAGTAGTTGCAACTATTATCTGTCCTATAGGTGTTTTACGCGTGAATGATTATTTTATGGCAGGAAATACAACAGGACGAGTTACTTCTATGATGAATTCTACTGGTAAAAACGTTGTTTCTGCTTTGCCAGCAGTGCCTGTTCAGATTTCAGGATTTGATAATGCACCTGAGGTTGGAGATATCTTTTCTGTTGTTTCAAAAGAATTGTACAGCAAAACAAAACAGGATGCGGTTTTGGTAACCAAACAGAATCCTTTATCGTTAGCAAGTAGCCAAGAAGACGGAATTAATATCATCTTAAAAACTGATAATGAATCATCAAAAGAGGCGGTATTAGATTTTATAGCGTCTTTAAATAAGAAATACAAGAAACAGTTGGTAGTCATAGTTGTTGGCATTGGCACGGCAAATGAGAGTGATGTAGAGCTTGCATACAACGCCGCAGCGCATATTGTTTTATTGCATGCCAAAACCGAAAATAAAGCCATATCGTTAGCACAGGCTCGAAAAATCAGTATTCATTCTTTTGATATCATTTATAAACTGACTGAGTTTTTAGAAAGTTGGATTATTGCTGAATCAAGTGAAACAGTTGAAGTTCGGAAAAAAATTGGACAAGCGGAAGTATTAAAAGTCTTTGATATTAAAGGGGTTGGCGTTATTGCTGGGTCTATTTTAAGAGATGGGCGTTTTGTCAAAGACGGCTTTGTGGTTGCGATACGGAAAGGAAAAAAAATAGGTGAAGGTAAAATTTCTGGTTTGCAGCGTGATCGCAAAACTGTGAAAGAGGTCCACACCGGTTTTGAGTTCGGTTTTTTTGTTGATGGATTTACTGATTGGCTCCCCGATGACGTGGCAGAATGCTATGTTTTACAGAAAGAAATCATACCGGCTAAGCATTAA
- a CDS encoding HlyC/CorC family transporter, whose protein sequence is MDTSSLSSQLLTPVGIFVIALCCRAIFSFLETSITALRLFKLKELAASVNKYRLLFQTLEKNPQQVIITILIASSVSDVILASLATKIAATIFSFLRLSSSIGFSFGVGLASITIILFGDIIPKNFARSRGPHFLPSILWFINGLFHLLYPLVSVLMQFADMVMYKLDTPANDHGEWVSSEREIRFLIDYIHEKGMLEIEKTEMLRNIFELGDKPVKDIMVSVSDIISVNIDRTPTQVLEVFSKHRFTRLPVYKERPDNVVGMIHLKDVFVLLLKQNILNLQEIIRPIMMVPDTIKVNQLLRQFRKEHIHIAMVINEHGIVTGLITLEDILEEIVGEITDEHESFSSKIMTLKDDSWLIEGNILLEDLSAFLNISLKTDHAVTLSGFLIEQFQHMPRKGERYNGFGYQFTVHKVSQRRILQVIVSKNTLKIGVQS, encoded by the coding sequence ATGGATACCTCCTCTTTATCTAGTCAACTGTTAACCCCAGTTGGCATATTTGTTATCGCATTGTGTTGTAGAGCTATCTTTTCATTTTTAGAAACAAGTATTACTGCACTACGATTATTTAAACTAAAAGAACTAGCAGCGTCAGTGAATAAGTACCGTTTATTATTTCAGACCTTAGAAAAAAACCCACAGCAGGTTATTATCACAATTTTAATTGCAAGCAGCGTTTCAGATGTAATATTAGCTTCGCTTGCAACAAAAATCGCTGCAACTATTTTTAGTTTTTTAAGGTTATCAAGTAGTATCGGTTTTTCCTTTGGAGTTGGCCTTGCATCTATTACAATCATATTATTTGGAGATATCATTCCAAAAAACTTTGCCCGAAGCCGCGGGCCCCATTTTTTACCATCAATACTCTGGTTTATTAATGGTCTTTTCCACCTTTTATACCCCCTAGTAAGTGTTCTAATGCAGTTTGCCGATATGGTCATGTACAAATTAGATACACCAGCAAATGATCATGGCGAATGGGTATCATCAGAACGAGAAATACGCTTTCTGATCGATTATATCCATGAAAAAGGAATGTTAGAAATAGAAAAAACAGAGATGTTACGTAATATTTTTGAACTTGGTGATAAACCGGTAAAAGATATCATGGTATCTGTCAGTGATATTATTTCTGTCAATATTGACAGAACACCGACACAAGTTTTAGAGGTATTTTCAAAACATAGATTTACAAGGCTTCCTGTTTATAAAGAACGTCCAGACAATGTTGTTGGAATGATACATCTGAAAGATGTATTTGTCCTTTTATTAAAACAAAACATTCTTAATTTGCAAGAGATCATTAGACCAATAATGATGGTTCCAGATACGATCAAAGTCAATCAACTTTTAAGGCAGTTTCGCAAAGAGCATATTCATATCGCAATGGTAATAAACGAACATGGAATCGTAACAGGCCTAATTACCCTTGAAGATATTTTGGAAGAAATTGTGGGAGAGATTACAGATGAACATGAGTCCTTTAGTTCCAAAATTATGACACTAAAAGATGACAGCTGGTTAATTGAAGGAAATATCTTACTGGAAGACTTAAGTGCATTTTTAAATATCAGTCTCAAAACAGATCATGCTGTTACTTTGAGTGGTTTTTTAATTGAACAATTTCAACATATGCCACGCAAAGGTGAGCGATATAACGGATTTGGCTATCAATTTACTGTTCATAAAGTAAGTCAACGTCGAATTCTACAAGTCATTGTATCAAAAAATACCCTCAAAATTGGTGTTCAGAGTTAA